cctgcgcgactgacataaagatcataaaatatttccatacaccaaatatagttgacctatggcatatagaattatataaaaagaccaaaactcaaaaacttaactttgaccactgaaccatgaaaatgaggtcaaggtcacatgacatctgcccgctagacatgtacaccttacaatcattccatacaacaaatatagtagacctattgcatatagtatgagaaaaacagaccaaaacacaaaaatttaactataaccactgaaccatgaaaatgaggtcaaggtcaaatgacacctgccagttggacatgtacaccttacagtccttccatacaccgaatatactagccctattgcttatagtatctgagatatggacttgaccaccaaaacttaatcttgttcactgatccatgaaattaggtcgaggtcaagtgaaaactgtccgacagacatgaggaccttgcaaggtacgcaaatatcaaatatagttatcctattacttataataatagagaattcaacattacaaaaaatctgaacttttttttcaagtggtcactgaaccaagaaaatcaggtcaaggacattggacgtgtgactgacggaaacttcgtaacatgaggcatctatatacaaagtatgaaacatccaggtcttccaccttctaaaatataaagctttaaagaagttagctaacgccgccgtagccgccgccggatcactatccctatgtcgagctttctgcaacaaaagttgcaggctcgacaaaaaaacgataaatacattgttttatatttaaggGTGTTAGCAATTTTTTCACTGTGACAGTTTGGTCAGCCATAACTCATGTGCCATAACTCCTTTATTGTACGGAATAGTTTTGAATATATCGAATCAAAAAACTTATATCTGTCATATTAGATTGTCTTAATACATAGATGCTCCGTcattaacaaaaacataatttGCTTCTTGTTATGATTTAgattaaaaaattgtttaaaatgaaatGTATGTTTAGGTAATACCGATATCTTGGTTAATCTGAATCTGGTTAACTATAGATTGTACAGTGTCGTATAAGTCAAATATTTGGTTAGCCATCAATCTTGAATAGATTACCCGTCGTTTGCATTTCAAATGAGTTAAAATACACATGGACGGTATTCGACTTTTCACAAATTTCATCTAAAAAATTCAAGAGCATTTACCAGGTCTGAAACAACTGATTCAAATTCCAGGCCTTTTCCAGTTTCCAAGATAAAGTTGTGACCTTGTTGATTGAAAAATAAACCGTGTTCCCTTTCCGAtaaacgtccagttgcaaatagcTCATGCATACCATAGATGGAAATTCTATTCATTTTACAATAATATCTTTATGCAAATACAAGATATCATTAtctttatatttcattgtacttTTTCACTTCATAATATCTATTTTATACATCCACTAGTACAAACATTTATAGAAAGTTAACATCAACATGcatatttactttcaaattgatGTCACTCACATCTTCATGCTAAACATGcttggtttcccgtttgaatggttttacactagtaattttagttTGGGGCCATTTAaggcttgctgtttggtgtgagccaaggctccgtgttcaaGACCGTACTTTTaactgtaatggtttacttttataaattgtgacttgaatggaaagttgtctcataccacattttcttatgtcTATTAACAGTTTACCCAGACCATTAAGCTGATACTAGACGGACAAACTGAAAGAACACTGCCCAGAAAGCATAAGGCATCCTGTTATCATAGACACGAcgtaaaattgattttatctgACACCTGTCAAGTTATATAACAGAAGTGAACTCCATTTTACATGTTGATGCTATTTCATCTTGAAGGTCGAGTTTTGACAGTCGCAGATGCTCATTTATTCAAACTTCTTTTAACAAAACACCAAATCTAACGAATATAATGCTTTTGAAGCAGACCCAGTAATTTTATTCATGAGTCACAACGTTTGACACCATCCATCGAAAGTCCCTGCATCCATATATGAATTTCACACAATATCCAAATTCTGAGTCGAGAAAGTTCAGAAGATTTTGATTCAGAGCTGATTTAGTGTTCTTCTCATGGTCTTTTAGCATAATGGTAATGTGTTGTTATATTGCTCGAATGTttttattgattgttgattgcttaacgtccagcagcaaatatttcatgcatgtacaAGGAGGAATACAAATTAACAATGAATGAATACAACAGGTAGGTCTTGCAATAGGGTCAATTGGTCTGAAGGGCGGTAAATGTCACAGTATGTGTATATCGGATAGGTACAGAAGTTAAGCCTTGCATCCAGACCCCTTAAAAGGTTGCTcaaagggttcttaacgtgcagaaAGCTTCATGATACATTGGATTTATTGTCATATTCTCAATCTGACCAGAATTGCTTGATTGTGTTGCtctttgatatgatttttttacagattgtgtcatgaaaataaagtaataaatttCTAAATTAATTCTTGACCCTAGATGGCTTTGTAAATTGTTATTATCAGAATTCTATTATGAATTTTGGGGAGGAATTTTATTCTTGTTCTTTAATTCATTTTCtcttctttctttctttatttatTGCTTGGTTTTTAACTCCACCTTTCCATAggtggatccagagggggggggggggggaggagctGTGCacaaattttgtttattatataggaaatcactgaagcttgACTAGACTAGAGTGggaccccctggatccgccactgcttttaGTGACATTTGTTATATTATGCTCTGTATTTATTGGCAAAAGAAGAATATAGAGTACCTGAATGAGAGGTCCTTcatctgtaattttttttatactgtttttctcaatctttattttttagGTCTATTTTTGTCAGTTCTTTATTTGCCTAGCCATTTATTCTGCACTTTTGTCCATTATACTCTATTCTataaaccccatccagaccctcctGTATAGGATCAACAACCAATGTCAGAAGAATTGGCTATCCTTGTCCATTAAGATTAGAGTATAAAACACCTTGCCACTAGCTGGGTTTGACCTGACAACCTCAGAGTTTACAGgtgtttttgaataaataaaaacaaggaCTTGTGTAGTAAGACAacaactctgcacaaaattaAAGTCCAAGGACCATATCTCTGCACAAAATCTTCACACtggaacaaaatttaaatttgatctgtaacatgtcatgcatgtcatgataaaacaatacaaaaaatatcaatatcttcaagcatgaaaaaAAAGGTGGGGAAAACTGATTTTCCGGACGTGGGGCAGGCAGCCAGACAGATGACAGACAGAGTGCAAAATTAAAGTAACCTTCGACTACGTTGGCATGAGATTAATAAAACTGATGACTAGAGGCTAcagaaaattaagaaattaaaacttcataaattttatttcttttttccatGTTTTGGTCTGGTATCAACATTTTGTGGGACTTTTTTGGTCTGTGGCATATAATTGGAGGTAACCTGCATCATCACAGTCAATGCCATACAAGATAAGCATGCCACACAGGCAAACCATGTTGTGCCATCAGCTACTGATGAAAACCATTCAGAAAACAATGCTAGATAAACTGTTATTGATATGCCTGTAAATGCAAGTAAGCCAGAAGTGGCATGATAAAGTTTCATGTCTACTAACTTTGCTGGTAAACGAAatatattgtagtattttaatccaaTGCCTCCTATTGTTTGCAATATCAAATAACATAAAGTTCCCACTCCAAACCATGAATGCCAGGTTTGAAAGTGTGGTTTATTATTTCTGTCTTTGTTCAGGTAAATAGCAGTGAAGCCTCCAGCTGCACACACAACTCCAAAAAACATCATGACCCCATGTATTGTCCCTCGAATCAATCGGCTCCAACTTAAAAACAATGAGCTTTGTTGGTTAAACAGCATTATAGCTTCAAACATAAGGAAcatcatctgaaataaatgtaaaagaatattaaaaCATCGATCACTTGCATTAAATGTAGGGTAGACACTATCTttctttattttactttcaaCTCGAACCATATACTACTAAGGGGAGACATTTCTCTGTTATTACAAAATGTAGAGTTTTGAAGTAATGAATGATCATGAATAAAAGTAGACATTTTTTCCtcaaaaaataatattacttAACTCATGCAAGCCAATATTTCTAGACAGTTAGTATCCAAATTACTTACAGCTATTGTCATTAGTGTAGGATGCCATGAAAATAgacctgaaatttaaaaaaaaaaagatgttcatctaaaaaacaaaaactatatacatgtataaaataaaaataactattaCAAAATTAAGTTATAGATTATAAACCATAAAATCAGAAGATGACCGATAATCCGTAAATGGGTGGACATTCCCTCTCTTTAGGAGGCAATTTTTATAGTTTATCCGTCTTTTCAAAATCgctttttaaataaaagtttgcTGCTGCATATtcatcagggatctccatggatgaaaattgaacgatggaggaactttcaccatcatAAACCGTATCTACGATGTACAGCGTAACGCGATCGAAAGTTTTTCATCCCTCCACATAAGGataggtgaacatgctaattcattgcttatttgaattatatttatttgaattctcaTTATAAATACTATAGTATATagaagtatatatattttcaataattgccATTTGTAACCCTTCAAAGGCAAGCCCTCATGCCCCCTCCCTttcccttagtcgagaatgaccaataGCTATCACAAAGGTCCCAATGTAGTTTTCTTGCTATTTTCGGTAATTGTTATGCGGGTTAAAAttcatgtggagcttatttttcacggACATTGTCAAATTCAGAATTcatgaacccattaccggtatatATGGCTGGTTTGCAGCAACGACAACACGagtcgtacgggttatgtaaaaggttaaaaagATTTGTAAAGCGAACATtgtcaaatgaaaaggtttttaatgactttatctagaAAAGCGATGCTATGCAACATGCATTTTTCAAGTcggaatagaaaccggaaacgcggatgtatcaatttgattgtaaactacgaaatgaattcggaattacgatacgatatttatttacaggaaatattaaaagtttttactttttaacctttaaagtaattctatattATCGTGAcaatacagcagtactcgagttatttgcgatgaaataataattactgttttacgtcttattttgaacttcttaaaaagggggatgctgattgcgtaagtcaaaataaaagcacGTGTTTTACTTGTTAAACTATGTAACTAgactattaatttatttatttaatctgaattatcaTAAGCATTTGCGGAAACTTAATTAAATAATTCGACAATTGAATCGTCTATCTTCAGATAATATTCTCCTGTCTgctttgttgatctacctgtacaagctcaggtacaagtgattagcgatcttaatccggatatccctcaggcgttagaactggaTTATACTATAAAGAAAGCCCGaaggttatgcaattacatgcatttgattataattgctaaaaaaaaatgacgtcaGGCTATAAAAACGATCACAgttttgacgatggcgcaagtcatttaacgatggcgccagacttggggtaattgtaattgtaatcgttaatcagctgtaattgattacaatttttcaagtaatcagtgtaatcattaatcagccaaaaatctgattacatgtaatttaatttaatcaattacttttcaatataccctgtaatcatgattactttttgattacattctgattacaatgaaaaaaatctaaaattgtgtttttggtcattaaatgaacctctttgttCATATTGGataaatttttaacatactaaaatggtttggttactttaagcttgtctacttcagtaaagaataaactgttacagtattgaaaagtcatcattagcctaagcagagacatataatacaattatataccttttatcttggtaaaagatattgtacatacatgtatattcatcattttataatgatcttcatattgatatttgattataactgttatagatatatattcaagtaatacttttctttaaccctgaattataatcttttgttaatttttgtgatttttgtcaactttaaattgacaggtaggagactaattaaggtttgtttttattgcaattaccaattgagtatagctgtagggaaatatatatgataaaagataaatcagacatgaaaatttatctaattagcacaaactaaattaaaagttggacaaatatgtttttaaacttttttttgtatttggactggacGTGTAAAATGCAATGGTTTTTAATAAATACTTtaatacatattgtttacaatttgattacacatttctattaaaattcaacatagttttaactggtaactttatttcagCCATATTtaaactgcaacttggaatacatataaattatgaaagaggtcaaaagacaaacaaaaaaactcttgattatgatatatctttataaaatttaattcaaaataatttagagatcattggtgataaagtgtaatgtatatatatatgtagtgaaatttggtgtttatttaactAGATGacgtttaatttgaagttatcattttataattgactcaaataaaatatattctcaaaaatgctatagttatattAAACGTTTATTCATCCAAATCAtccaaatgttttgtttttaaatttattgtaatcagatgtaatcatgattactttgccaatgtaatcattaatttaatcagatactttcagaaatgatgtaatcattaatttaatttaatcgtacaaatgacaaagtaattgtaatttaatcaattacattgaaagtaatcggacccatctctggatggcgcaagacatttgaacgatggggcaagtcatttgacgatggcgcaagacatttgaacgatggcggggcaccatcgttaaacaggccatggagatccctgattcATGGTTTCTTTATGCTCCTCTGCAGACCTATAAATATATGTCTGATGTAACTTCAAATCACCAACACATATATTGATTGAACTGCAGAGGAGCAATTATTTTAATTCTATTTAAGAAAGTAATAATCCTATATTGGCTGAACAGACGTGTTAGTATATCTAAGCGTAGATGACCTCAATTTTAATCGCTACATTTATGGTGCCATGACCAGGAAACACACTCAAATCAATAAGATCAGGGAACAGAAGCATTTGATGACCTGAAAGGTATTTTTACCTTTGTTTTGATGAACAGTAATAATCAATCACAGAATAGATTTTCAAAACAACTCCATTTTTGACAGGTGGTAAAACTGAGGTGATTTTTgtcttaaggtttatgtacccttctgtagccatttttgtacgaatttttcaaacctcaattgtatcaaaactaaagatataataaataatagagataggccatttagtacatgttccaaggggaaacttgatgcaaagcattattttttactgtttcgttgcatttgatagaaaaagaggactttgtggcaaataaatcaagatttttatagaaaatccacagcctttaatacagagatttttgttataaaatttgaaacataaattactcacttgattttctatgatgtgctagtgtttattttttacaaaaagttctaagtaacctgtaaattccaaaacacctcgtgctgagtcactaaagtcgagcgcaccctaaaaggtgtacttgattttggccatatttatacttgtcttaaccaataactacatttgtaaacttgttttaaggaaatcaatgcttgcactgcatgcaataatcctatatctatcagtcatcaaattgccaaatatgagagtacaaggataaaggctgtggattttctataaaaatcttgatttatttgccacaaagtcctctttttctattaaatgcaatggaacagtaaaaaataatgctttgcatcaagtttccccttggaatatgtacaaaatggcctatctctattattcattatatctgtagttttgatacaattgaaatttgaaaagttcgtacaaaaatggctacagaagggtacataaaccttaatcataAATGTTTACAGGAAAAGGGAAATTATAAAGTCTCTCTCatctttgttttaaaataaaaatggagCTGTTAATACTTGAGCCTGGAACAGCCGAATATATCATAAATCCTGTAAAAAGGATAGTGGCAAAGTGTGCAACCATTTTTCAACTGTGAGTTTCAGCCACAACTCACAACTCCAAAACTCACTATCATGGGAAAGTGTTGATTTGAGACAAAAAGATACCTTTTCTAATggaactgttttaaaaaaatattgtgtgcatataaattgcatttaatcatcaattgttttattttcgtttaaattttcaaagaaacaagtagttttataaattttcagtagaaaaaacatttattttgattaaatttccCTCATCACCGCACATTGTAAACAAACACAAAAGTGAATCAGACGATGCAAGCATCACATTGACGCTGATGGACGGCGTCTGTCACAAAGAAAAGTAAGAAAACACAACAAATGATTACAAAAACAATGCAGAAAACCTAAATTTTGGATAAAATCTAGTTTCTAATTGATGATAAATATCCAAGCATCATATATTAGTAAATGTGCTTTACGGAAAATGAAGCAGTAATCCAAAAAAACAACCTATACAGGCTATAGTTTAGGCCTTGATTTCAAAGCATTTTTATTGTCATACAAGTTTGTAAGTTTTATTTGTCTTGTACATGTTTACAATAGACACAGTGGAATTCTGATGCTTGAGCTAAATGTACACGAATTCAATTATGCCCAGCATGATACTGTTCCTGATCCTGATCCTAAGGTCAATAATTGACACTACTGTTCTCTGTGTACTATCTTCCTCCTCTTATGGTACACCGTTGCTCGAGGTAATATCTCGCGGTACTTTGGTATACTTGTTTAGGCGCAGGATCGGGAATCAGGGATTGCAAGTTCTTGGAATCTCCCTGATTTTGTAATATATTCCCCTACAATTTGCGGTGTTGCTTCGTAGGTTTCTCTTTTTGGTGGTGCTAGTATTGACTGTATATTTGTTGGATCGATGTTAAGTAGTTCCATTTGTCTTCGCATGTCCTCTCTTTCTTGTTGGTATCTTGGGCAGTATAGCAGGAAGTGTTCTGATGTTTCTTCTTCTCCGCATTCACAATATGGCGTGAGGGATTGACCGATTTGGTTTCTGTATTTGTTAAGTCTGCTGTAGCCCGTTCTTATTTCTGACAATATTCTTCCTATTTGGTTGTTAGGCTTGTCTAGTTGTGCGTCCTTACCAACGATAGGAATTAGGTTGAAAAGCTGTCTTCCAGTTTCACTAATTGTCCATCTGCTTTGCCATTTGAGTTTTGTAGACATCTTGACTGCACATCTTACATCTGACATGGTTATGACATTATACTGATCATTTAGTGATGAGGCCTCTTTTGCAGCGTCTTTTGCCAACTGGTCCGCTATCTCGTTCCCGGCTATATTAGCATGGCCTGGGATCCAAGATAGGGTTGTTAGTATGCCGTGTCTTAAGAGCGTTCCCATGCATTCTTTGATATCAGTAATTGTGTCGATGTAGTTAGAAGATTTCCAGTTCAGAGTCAAGATGCCTACAGCAGTCTGGCTATCTGACAGTATTTTAAGCTCAGAAAACTGGTCCTTTATAGTCGTTATACAGTGCTCCAGGACCATTAGTATGGCTACTAGTTCAGCAAGAAGTATCGATCCTCTATTAGCTACTGGCCTCTTTAGACTTATGCCTTGGCTATTTCCAGAATATACTACTGCTCCTGCCCCACATGGTCCCGGGTTACCTTGACATGAACCATCAGTGAATGCCACTACTGTTGAGTCTGTGCTGTCTCCTAATAGGTCCTTTACAACCTGTTTACTTTCAACAGTTTGTTCGGCTGTTCTGTTCTTTGAGCTACCTAGACGACTCCAATAACTTGGTGATCTCCTTAGCATGACATCTACACCAGCTTTGTATGTGAATTCTGGTTCTATAAGTTTGATGTCAACTTTCGTGGCTTTGAACATGTCTATGGATTGGTTTATAGCTTTACCAAATGGAGAATCCTGTTGTTCATAGGTTGCGTTGTTTGTTAAATACTGTTCTAGTTGTTGTTTAATTGGTTCTGCTATGTTCTTTGATTGTATTTTTGCCAGTTCACGTACTGATATTTCCTCTATTCTGAGGTCTATGGGTTGTATGTTGGCTTCAACTTCCATTGCCTCTCTACCTGATGTTCCTGGTAGTCCTAGGCATATTGACAAGCCTTTTCTTTGTACAGCTTCTAATTTCTTCATATTCTCTGCAGATGTTATTTGCCAGACTGGGCATGCATACTCCATGATAGATCTAACCATGCTGTTGTATATTTGGAGTAGTTTTGATCTTGATATTCCTCCCATGCTCTTAATATCTCTAATTACATATATTGCATTATTTGCCCTCTTCTGCATCAGATTGATGTGGGTGTCAAATTTAAGCTTCTCGTCTAGAGTTACTCCAAGTAGCTTCGGTGTTGGACTATATCTATAGGAGAAGGAGTTGACTTTTAATGTTTTCTGCTCTGC
This sequence is a window from Mytilus edulis chromosome 1, xbMytEdul2.2, whole genome shotgun sequence. Protein-coding genes within it:
- the LOC139492555 gene encoding transmembrane reductase CYB561D2-like isoform X1; the encoded protein is MQFICTQYFFKTVPLEKVSFCLKSTLSHDSEFWSCLFSWHPTLMTIAMMFLMFEAIMLFNQQSSLFLSWSRLIRGTIHGVMMFFGVVCAAGGFTAIYLNKDRNNKPHFQTWHSWFGVGTLCYLILQTIGGIGLKYYNIFRLPAKLVDMKLYHATSGLLAFTGISITVYLALFSEWFSSVADGTTWFACVACLSCMALTVMMQVTSNYMPQTKKVPQNVDTRPKHGKKK
- the LOC139487232 gene encoding uncharacterized protein, with product MDNTKGENCKFADDGTLWHKGKDIKEMKERTSEDVKTILKWTEKWRINVNLEKCEVCLFSKGNTDAEQKTLKVNSFSYRYSPTPKLLGVTLDEKLKFDTHINLMQKRANNAIYVIRDIKSMGGISRSKLLQIYNSMVRSIMEYACPVWQITSAENMKKLEAVQRKGLSICLGLPGTSGREAMEVEANIQPIDLRIEEISVRELAKIQSKNIAEPIKQQLEQYLTNNATYEQQDSPFGKAINQSIDMFKATKVDIKLIEPEFTYKAGVDVMLRRSPSYWSRLGSSKNRTAEQTVESKQVVKDLLGDSTDSTVVAFTDGSCQGNPGPCGAGAVVYSGNSQGISLKRPVANRGSILLAELVAILMVLEHCITTIKDQFSELKILSDSQTAVGILTLNWKSSNYIDTITDIKECMGTLLRHGILTTLSWIPGHANIAGNEIADQLAKDAAKEASSLNDQYNVITMSDVRCAVKMSTKLKWQSRWTISETGRQLFNLIPIVGKDAQLDKPNNQIGRILSEIRTGYSRLNKYRNQIGQSLTPYCECGEEETSEHFLLYCPRYQQEREDMRRQMELLNIDPTNIQSILAPPKRETYEATPQIVGEYITKSGRFQELAIPDSRSCA
- the LOC139492555 gene encoding transmembrane reductase CYB561D2-like isoform X2, which codes for MVAHFATILFTGFMIYSAVPGSSLFSWHPTLMTIAMMFLMFEAIMLFNQQSSLFLSWSRLIRGTIHGVMMFFGVVCAAGGFTAIYLNKDRNNKPHFQTWHSWFGVGTLCYLILQTIGGIGLKYYNIFRLPAKLVDMKLYHATSGLLAFTGISITVYLALFSEWFSSVADGTTWFACVACLSCMALTVMMQVTSNYMPQTKKVPQNVDTRPKHGKKK